The window TCGACGACCATCACGCGGTTCAGCATGGACGTGGCCAGCATCACCATCGCGCCGATCGCAGCCTGAACCAGGCCCAGCCGGACGATCGACAGCCAGCCGATCCCCGGGTCGGACGCGCGCGAGGCCATTACAGATATCCCCCCAGCCCAAGGGCCGCGGCAAGCATCCCCAGCACGTACAGCGAAACGCCCGTGGCGTTGTACCATGGCGCCAGCCGCGCGGGATCGCCGACCATCCGTGCCATCAGCCCCAGCTGGATCAGCAGCGACAGCGACACCAGCGCCGTCGAAATCCACAGGCCGAGCACCGCAAGCTGCCCCACGACGAACAGTTGCGCCGCCGCCATCACCGCGCAGGCGAGCAGTGCCGCCCCCCGCACGCCCAGCACGACGGGCAGCGACCGGATGCCGGTCGCGCGGTCGCCGGTCACCGCCTTGAAATCGTTCAGCGTCATGATCCCGAATGCGCCCAGGCTGTACAGCGACAGCACGATGAGCACCGGCGCGGCCGGCAAGCCGCCCTGCATCACGCTGACCCCGGTGAACCAGGACAGCCCCTCATAACTGAACGCGCAGACCAGCGGACCAAGCCAGCCGCTGCGCTTGAACCGGAACGGCCGCGCGCTGTAGCTCCATCCGCAGAACAGGGCGACCGCGGTGGCCGCCAGCACCCATGGACCCAGCGCTGCCCCGACAAGCAGGGAAATCAGCGCGCCAATGCTCGCAATCGCGATCGGCCATTGGCCGGGCACGCGGCCCGACGGGATCGGCCGACCCGGTTCGTTGATCGCGTCGACATGCCGGTCGCACCAATCGTTGATCACCTGACTGGTGCCGCACACCAGCGGCCCGGTCAGCGCGATGCCCGCCAGCAGAAACGGCCAGTGATCGATCAGCGACACCCCGGCGGAAACGACGCCGCACATGAATGCCCACATCGGCGGAAACCAGGTGACCGGCTTGCCCAGCTCGATGACGTCGCGCCAGGCAGGAATGCGGGGATATCCCGATGCGAAGGCGGAGTCTGACATGGCCGGCAGGCTATGCCTCGCCCCTGCCAGTGTCAATTTAATTGGACATTGATTCCGTCCGAGCGGACTGACAGTCCCGGCAGCGTTATTCGCGGTCGGTCAGGTTGCCCAGGCCATGCCGATGCAGTTTGGCATACAGGCTCTGGCGGCTCAGCCCCAGGATCTCGGCGGCCGATGCGCGGTTGTCGGCGGTGTGGACCAACGCCGCCTCGATGCACATCCGTTCGATCAGATCGGTACTTTCCCGCACGATCGCCTTCAGCGTCTTTCGCCCCACCAGACTGGTCAGCTGTTCGACAGAGCGCGGGGCGTCCTGTGCGTCCGGCGGCAGGTCGCGTTCCCGGCGGCTGACATTGCGGACGGAATAGCCATAGATCGGCTGATCCCGCTCGATCATCACGGCGGAAATCTCCACCGCCTCTTCCCCGCCGTTCAGGTCATGGACGATCGACCCGAAATTGCGCACGACATGGTCGGACGCCAGCTGCTTGCGCAACAGGGCTAGGTCGATGTCGCGCCGCCCGATCATCCCGGCCAGCGACATGCCGCGCAGCTGCTCGACCGATCCGGCCTGGACCAGATCGGCAAAGGCGCGGTTGGCAACGATGATGCGGTGCTTGTGATCCGACAGGACGAAGGCGTCCGGCATCCGCTCGACCATTTCGAGCATGTCGCGGTCGGCCTGGTTTGCACTGACGTGCTGTGCGCTTTCGATCACGCTGACCAGCCAATATTGCCGGCCGCCCTGACGAAACGCGGTCGCCGACAGCTGCCGCGCATCCTGCTGCCCGGCAAAGCGGGCCGACACGGCTGCGATCCCGGGGTTGACCAGCGCCGCCCCAAGATAGGCGACAACGGCATCGCGATCCGCAGGATCGATCCGGGCGAGCAGCGTCTTGCCCTCCAGCGATCCCGGCGCAGCGCCGACGGCCAGATAGAATGCCTGGTTCGCCTGCTGAATCTGATGCGTCTCGCCATCGGTGATCACCACCGGGTTGGCGATGGTGTCGAACAACAGCCGATAGCGCGTTTCCGCCTGACGCAGGTTCAGATAGTCGCGCTCCATCGCCTGCTGCGCCTTCAGCACCCGCTGCTGAAGCGTCGCGACGCTGCGCAGATCGCGCCCGATAGCAATGAACCAGCCGGTGGCGGGGGATTCGATCACGCGATAGCTGACCGGCACTTCCTCGCCATCGCCAAGGTGGTTGAGCTGGCGCCAGCCATTGCCGCCCTCGTCCCGGCCATCCAGCATGGCGTCGATCTTGTCCCGGCTTTCCACCGTCACGGTGTCGGTCCAGCGGCGGCCGATCCAGCGGTTGGCAAAGACGTAATCCATGGAACTGGCCGCAATATCGCGGATGATGCGGTTCTGGTCGATCGCCAGCACAATATCGCCCGCCGAACAGGCCAGATCGAAAATGTCCCGCTTCGAAAATCCCTCGGCCAGCACCTCGGGATCACTGAACGTGATTGCTAATCCGCGAGGCGTGGGTTTGTGCATCGAAAAAGGCCAGATCCTATATCAGATCATCAGGTTGTTTCCTGACGTTCGGGATAAGACGCGTAGCGGTCGCAACCGCCGACACTGCATCGGCCGCCGTACCGTCGGCACCGCACGCCGCCACCAGGTCGGGATGGTCGTTCACCACCCGTCCACCGATCAGGATCCGGATATCGGGGTTGCGCGACACAGACCGAGCCGCAGTGACCAAATTGCGGAGTGTCGCCGTAGAACAGTCGCAACTGACGGTCAATCCTAGGATATCGTAGTGAAACTCGGCCAGTTTCTGGTGCAGTTCGGAGCTGGACGGCTGGATCAGCAGATCGGTGTTCCATCCGGCGCGGGAGAAGCATTCCGCAACCATCTGCGTTCCGAACCCGTGCTGGTCGCCGGGCATGGCGGACATCAGCACCGAATGGCGCCCATGGCCGCTGCGCATCGGCGGCATGGTCCGCTCGGCAAGCTGACGCAGCGCCTGCTGAATACGCCACAGCCCCATGGTGACATCCAGGAAATCGCGGCTGTCATTTTCCCAATATTCGCCCAGCAACCGCGCGGCGGGGGCCATCAGTCCGACGAACAGCGTTTCGACCGAATGTCCCTCGTCCAGCCGCCGCTCGACAAAGGCGACCAGTTCGGGCGCCTCGGCCTTCAATGCCAGCTGGGCAAAAGGTTCGACGTCCGCATCCAGCGGCGGTTGCGCGCCGTTGCCATCGCCATCCCCGCCGCCTGAATCCTCCGGTTCCGCCGTGATCGTGGCACCGGGGTCGTAACAGGCGTGCACCAGCAGCGGGATGACCTGGTGCTCGATCATGAACGAAATGCCCGGATCCTCACCCTCCGGGCCATAGCCGGGCGGCAACGCCTTGGCCGAACGCCCCGATCGCCGGTCGCTGCTGCGACGATCCCATCGCCAGGCGGTCAATCGAGATTTGAGTTCGCTCAGGCCGAACACCAAAGCCATTTTCAGACTCTCCTGCAAAGTCTGGTCGGCGTGAAGAACGTCGGCCCTGGGAACGCAGTACAGTTCCCGTCTGAGCGCATCCTACAGGACAAAAGCATCGCGAGCAAATGCCCATCTGTCAATTTTTATTGATGTCCAATTTACTTGACACTCAATCCGTTTAGCCGTCTATTCCATGGGCTGAATAAGGAGAGTGTGCCGTGAATGGGCACCGGAACATCGAGGCTCAAGGTTGGCGGAACCCACGCACCGCCGCTGCCGCGCCGGATGCGGGCCGGCCGCTCTACACGGCCGAACAGCGTCAACGCCGCGACGAATCGGTCTGGACATTGATCCAGGGAATCCTTGCCCCCGTTCAGTTCGTCATCTTTCTGATCAGCGCGTTTCTCGTCTGCCGGTTTCTGCTGACCGGCGACGGGCGCGAGGCGGCGGAACTGTCCATCCTCGCCAAAACGGGCGCGCTCTACGCCATCATGGTCACCGGATCGATCTGGGAAAAGGTCGTGTTCGACGCGTGGCTGTTTGCCCGCCCGTTCTTCTGGGAAGATGTGTTCAGCATGGCGGTGCTCGCGCTGCACACCGCCTATCTGGTGATGCTGTTCGGCGGCCATGGCACCCCGCAACAACAGATGGCCGTCGCGCTGGCAGGCTATGCCGCCTATGTCGTCAACGCGGGCCAGTTCCTGTGGAAACTGCGTGTCGCCCGGTTGCAGGGCGCACGGGGCATGGCGGTGGCGGCATGAACGCCCCCGTGCTCGCCCCGCCCCAGGCCCCGGCCGATGACGGCGCGTTGCCCGTCCTGCGCGAACGGGGCCAGCGCGAAGTGTTCTGCGGCCTGACCGGCATCGTCTGGCTGCATCGCAAGATGCAGGATGCGTTTTTCCTGGTCGTCGGATCGCGCACCTGCGCCCATCTGCTGCAATCCGCAGCCGGGGTAATGATTTTCGCCGAACCGCGCTTCGCCACCGCGATCATGGAGGAACGCGACCTGGCCGGCCTGGCCGACGCCAATGAGGAGCTGGACCGGATCGTCCGCCAGCTGATCGAACGCCGGCCGGAAATCCGCACGCTGTTCCTGGTCGGCAGTTGCCCGTCGGAAGTCATCAAGCTCGACCTTGCCCGCGCGGCCGAGCGGCTGGGTGCGGCCTATGCCCCCCATGTCCGCATCCTCAACTATTCGGGCAGCGGCATCGAAACCACGTTTACCGAGGGCGAGGACGCGTGCCTTGCCGCGCTGGTCCCCGAAATGCCCGCGCTGGATGCCGATGCGCCCGCCAATCTGGTCATCGCCGGATCGCTGCCCGACATTGTCGAGGATCAGTTCCGGCGGATCTTTGACGAACTGGGCATCGGCCCCGTCGCCTGCCTGCCCGCGCGGACGCTGGCCGACACGCCGGGCATCGGCCCCAACACCCGCTATCTGCTGGCCCAGCCCTTTCTGGGCGAAACCGGACAGCGGCTCGATGGTCGCGGCGCAACCCGGATCGATGCGCTGTTCCCGTTCGGGGTTGAAGGGACGACGGCCTGGTTCCACGCCGCCGCCGCAGCATTCAACATTCCGGCGGACCGCGTGGCGGCGGTGCTCGCCCCCTATCAGGCACGGGCGGCACAGGCGATTGCGCATCACCGCGACCGGCTGGCCGGGCGGTCGATCTTCTTCATGCCGGATTCGCAGCTGGAAATCCCGCTGGCCCGGTTCCTGGCCAATGAACTGGGCATGGTGCTGACCGAAATCGGCACGCCGTACCTGCACCGCCATCATCTGGCGGCGGAACTGGCCGCCCTGCCCCCCGGGGTGCAGATCAGCGAAGGTCAGGATGTCGATCGCCAGCTGGACCGGGTGCGGGCGATCCGGCCCGATCTGACCGTCTGCGGCCTTGGCCTTGCCAATCCGCTGGAGGCGCAGGGCCTGTCCACCAAATGGGCAATCGAACTCGTCTTCTCGCCCATCCATGGCTTCGATCAGGCGGGCGACCTGGCCGAACTGTTCGCCCGGCCGCTGCGCCGCCGCGACGTGTTGAAGGTATAGGGCGATGCAGCTTTCCGTCTGGACCTATGAAGGACCGCCGCACATCGGGGCGATGCGCGTGGCCACGGGCATGCGCGGCGTCCATTACCTGCTGCATTCGCCGCAGGGCGATACCTATGCCGACCTGTTGTTCACGATGATCGAGCGGCGGGATCACCGCCCACCCGTCACCTACACCACCTTTCAGGCGCGCGACCTGGGCAAGGATACGTCGGAGCTGTTCCAGACCGCGGCGCATGACGTGATCGCCCGGCACGCGCCCGATGCGCTGCTGGTCGGCGCATCCTGTACCGCGGAGCTGATTCAGGACGATCCGGCCGGGCTGGTCGAGAAAATGGGCCTTGGCCTGCCGGTCATCCCGCTCGACCTGCCAAGCTATCAGCGCAAGGAACATTGGGGCGCGTCGGAAACATTCTATCAGATCGTCCGGACACTGACCGACAAGCGGCGGCGCGCGCCGGATCGTGCCGGGCGGCGGGCGCGGGCCAATCTGCTTGGCCCGACCGCGCTCGGCTTTCGTCACCGGGACGACATTGTCGAGGTGACGGCCCTGTTGTCCGAACTGGGGATCGACGTGCACGTCGTCGCTCCGCTGGGCGCATCGGTGGATCAGATCGCCAGCCTGGGCGAGGCGGATTTCAATATCGTCCTCTATCCCGAAACCGGCGAGGCCGCCGCCCAGTGGCTGGAACGCGAATTCCGTCAGCCGTACACGCGCACCGTGCCGATCGGCGTCAATGCGACGATGGAATTCATCGCGGAGGTCGCCGGGCTGGCGGGGGTCGATTCCGCCCTGATGCTCGACCGGGCGCGGTCGCGCATGTCGTGGTGGAGCCGGTCGATCGATTCCACCTATCTGACGGGCAAGCGGGTTTTCATCTTTGGCGATGGCACCCATGCCGTCGCCGCCGCGCGCATCGCCAGCGAGGAGCTGGGGTTCAAGGTCGTCGGCCTGGGCTGCTACAACCGCGAAACCGCCCGCGACGTGCGCGCCGCCGCCCGTCAGCTGGGGCTGGAGCCGCTGATCACCGACGACCATCTGGTCGTGGAACAGGCGATCAAGGACGCACAGCCGGAACTGGTGCTGGGCACTCAGATGGAACGCCACATCGCCAAACGGTTCGCCATCCCGTGCGCCGTCATCTCCGCGCCCGTCCATGTTCAGGATTTCCCGGCCCGCCATTCGCCCCAGATGGGGTTCGAGGGCGCGAATGTGATCTTCGACACCTGGGTCCATCCGCTGGTCATGGGGCTTGAGGAACATCTGCTGACGATGTTCCGCGACGATTTCGAGTTCCACGATGGCGCGGGCGCATCGCATCTTGGCCCCGGTCATGCAGCACCGGCCGAAGCGCCCGTCATCGCCGCTGCAGACACCGCCGCCGCATGGAGCGCGGATGCCGAGCGGGAACTCAAGAAAATTCCGTTCTTCGTCCGCGGCAAGGCCCGGCGGAATACCGAACTGTTCGCCCAGGAACAGGGCATCGACACGATCGAACTGGCAACGCTGTACGAGGCAAAGGCGCATTATGCCCGGTAATGCCCCTCCCCCCGTCCGGGTGACCATCGTGACGCTGGACAATCATCTGGCGGCTGCGGTCGAGCGCGCCAATCGTCAGATGGCGGCAGACGGTATCCATATCGATCTGCACGCGGCATCGGACTGGGATCACGATCCGGCGCTGCTGGATCGCGCAAAGGCGGATGTGGCGCAATCGGACATCATCATTGCGACGATGCTGTTCCTGGACGATCACGTCCGCGCCATCCACCCCGCCATGCTGGCCCGGCGGGATTTGTGCGACGCCATCGTCGGCCTGATGTCGGCGGCCGATGTGGTCAAGCTGACCCGGCTTGGCAATTACCGGATGGACAAGCCGGCCAAGGGCCCGATGGCGCTGCTGAAAAAGCTGCGCGGTTCGGGCAAACCGGGCGGCAGTT of the Sphingomonas sp. BGYR3 genome contains:
- the chlG gene encoding chlorophyll synthase ChlG; translation: MSDSAFASGYPRIPAWRDVIELGKPVTWFPPMWAFMCGVVSAGVSLIDHWPFLLAGIALTGPLVCGTSQVINDWCDRHVDAINEPGRPIPSGRVPGQWPIAIASIGALISLLVGAALGPWVLAATAVALFCGWSYSARPFRFKRSGWLGPLVCAFSYEGLSWFTGVSVMQGGLPAAPVLIVLSLYSLGAFGIMTLNDFKAVTGDRATGIRSLPVVLGVRGAALLACAVMAAAQLFVVGQLAVLGLWISTALVSLSLLIQLGLMARMVGDPARLAPWYNATGVSLYVLGMLAAALGLGGYL
- the ppsR gene encoding transcriptional regulator PpsR, producing the protein MHKPTPRGLAITFSDPEVLAEGFSKRDIFDLACSAGDIVLAIDQNRIIRDIAASSMDYVFANRWIGRRWTDTVTVESRDKIDAMLDGRDEGGNGWRQLNHLGDGEEVPVSYRVIESPATGWFIAIGRDLRSVATLQQRVLKAQQAMERDYLNLRQAETRYRLLFDTIANPVVITDGETHQIQQANQAFYLAVGAAPGSLEGKTLLARIDPADRDAVVAYLGAALVNPGIAAVSARFAGQQDARQLSATAFRQGGRQYWLVSVIESAQHVSANQADRDMLEMVERMPDAFVLSDHKHRIIVANRAFADLVQAGSVEQLRGMSLAGMIGRRDIDLALLRKQLASDHVVRNFGSIVHDLNGGEEAVEISAVMIERDQPIYGYSVRNVSRRERDLPPDAQDAPRSVEQLTSLVGRKTLKAIVRESTDLIERMCIEAALVHTADNRASAAEILGLSRQSLYAKLHRHGLGNLTDRE
- a CDS encoding cobalamin B12-binding domain-containing protein, whose amino-acid sequence is MALVFGLSELKSRLTAWRWDRRSSDRRSGRSAKALPPGYGPEGEDPGISFMIEHQVIPLLVHACYDPGATITAEPEDSGGGDGDGNGAQPPLDADVEPFAQLALKAEAPELVAFVERRLDEGHSVETLFVGLMAPAARLLGEYWENDSRDFLDVTMGLWRIQQALRQLAERTMPPMRSGHGRHSVLMSAMPGDQHGFGTQMVAECFSRAGWNTDLLIQPSSSELHQKLAEFHYDILGLTVSCDCSTATLRNLVTAARSVSRNPDIRILIGGRVVNDHPDLVAACGADGTAADAVSAVATATRLIPNVRKQPDDLI
- the bchF gene encoding 2-vinyl bacteriochlorophyllide hydratase; amino-acid sequence: MEAQGWRNPRTAAAAPDAGRPLYTAEQRQRRDESVWTLIQGILAPVQFVIFLISAFLVCRFLLTGDGREAAELSILAKTGALYAIMVTGSIWEKVVFDAWLFARPFFWEDVFSMAVLALHTAYLVMLFGGHGTPQQQMAVALAGYAAYVVNAGQFLWKLRVARLQGARGMAVAA
- a CDS encoding ferredoxin:protochlorophyllide reductase (ATP-dependent) subunit N — translated: MNAPVLAPPQAPADDGALPVLRERGQREVFCGLTGIVWLHRKMQDAFFLVVGSRTCAHLLQSAAGVMIFAEPRFATAIMEERDLAGLADANEELDRIVRQLIERRPEIRTLFLVGSCPSEVIKLDLARAAERLGAAYAPHVRILNYSGSGIETTFTEGEDACLAALVPEMPALDADAPANLVIAGSLPDIVEDQFRRIFDELGIGPVACLPARTLADTPGIGPNTRYLLAQPFLGETGQRLDGRGATRIDALFPFGVEGTTAWFHAAAAAFNIPADRVAAVLAPYQARAAQAIAHHRDRLAGRSIFFMPDSQLEIPLARFLANELGMVLTEIGTPYLHRHHLAAELAALPPGVQISEGQDVDRQLDRVRAIRPDLTVCGLGLANPLEAQGLSTKWAIELVFSPIHGFDQAGDLAELFARPLRRRDVLKV
- the bchB gene encoding ferredoxin:protochlorophyllide reductase (ATP-dependent) subunit B — its product is MQLSVWTYEGPPHIGAMRVATGMRGVHYLLHSPQGDTYADLLFTMIERRDHRPPVTYTTFQARDLGKDTSELFQTAAHDVIARHAPDALLVGASCTAELIQDDPAGLVEKMGLGLPVIPLDLPSYQRKEHWGASETFYQIVRTLTDKRRRAPDRAGRRARANLLGPTALGFRHRDDIVEVTALLSELGIDVHVVAPLGASVDQIASLGEADFNIVLYPETGEAAAQWLEREFRQPYTRTVPIGVNATMEFIAEVAGLAGVDSALMLDRARSRMSWWSRSIDSTYLTGKRVFIFGDGTHAVAAARIASEELGFKVVGLGCYNRETARDVRAAARQLGLEPLITDDHLVVEQAIKDAQPELVLGTQMERHIAKRFAIPCAVISAPVHVQDFPARHSPQMGFEGANVIFDTWVHPLVMGLEEHLLTMFRDDFEFHDGAGASHLGPGHAAPAEAPVIAAADTAAAWSADAERELKKIPFFVRGKARRNTELFAQEQGIDTIELATLYEAKAHYAR